A genomic segment from Flavobacterium litorale encodes:
- a CDS encoding acetyl-CoA hydrolase/transferase family protein, which yields MSKYVTAAEAVQVVKSDNRVYVQAAAATPTILTKALAERASELKNVEICHLHTEGEAAYANPDLSESFHVNSFFIGKNVRHTLAAGNGSYTPVFLSELPRLFRRNVLPLDVAFIQVSVPDNHGYCSLGVSVEATVAAIENANYVVAQVNPQMPRTFGDGVIHVSEIDYLVEVDSPIYAHEPTAITAQEEKIGAFVASLIEDESTLQMGIGSIPNAALANLNNHKNLGLHTEMFSDGVIDLIEKDVINCNYKGTVRGRALATFLIGSKRLYDFVDNNPFIEMRESSFVNDTAVIRKNKKMVAINSAIEVDLTGQVCADSIGCRMYSGVGGQMDFIRGASLSEGGKAIIALPSVTKKGANRIVPFLKEGAGVVTTRSHVQYVVTEYGIADLYGKTLKQRAAALINVAHPDHRENIDRDYFNAFKR from the coding sequence ATGAGTAAGTATGTAACTGCGGCAGAAGCCGTACAAGTTGTAAAATCAGATAATAGGGTATACGTGCAGGCAGCAGCAGCCACCCCTACAATACTAACCAAAGCATTAGCAGAACGCGCTAGCGAATTAAAAAATGTAGAAATATGCCACCTACACACAGAAGGCGAAGCAGCTTATGCTAACCCCGATTTGAGCGAAAGTTTCCATGTTAATTCGTTTTTTATTGGTAAAAATGTAAGGCATACCCTTGCAGCAGGCAATGGGTCGTACACGCCTGTGTTTTTAAGTGAGCTACCCCGTTTGTTCCGTAGGAATGTATTGCCGTTGGATGTAGCTTTTATACAAGTATCCGTACCCGATAACCACGGGTATTGCTCCTTAGGCGTATCGGTAGAGGCTACCGTAGCAGCCATAGAAAATGCCAATTATGTAGTGGCACAGGTTAACCCCCAAATGCCCCGAACGTTTGGCGATGGCGTTATCCATGTATCTGAAATTGATTATTTGGTTGAAGTAGACAGCCCAATTTATGCGCACGAGCCTACTGCTATAACAGCACAAGAGGAGAAGATAGGTGCATTTGTAGCCTCGTTAATAGAGGACGAAAGTACTTTACAAATGGGTATAGGCTCTATACCCAATGCGGCACTGGCAAACCTTAACAACCATAAAAACTTAGGGTTGCATACCGAAATGTTCTCCGATGGGGTTATTGATTTGATTGAAAAAGATGTTATTAATTGCAACTACAAAGGTACGGTACGCGGTAGGGCATTGGCTACATTTTTAATAGGCTCTAAACGGTTGTACGATTTTGTAGATAATAATCCGTTTATTGAAATGCGCGAATCGTCGTTTGTAAATGATACGGCGGTAATTCGTAAAAATAAAAAGATGGTAGCCATTAATTCGGCTATTGAGGTTGACCTTACGGGGCAGGTTTGCGCCGACTCTATTGGTTGCCGAATGTACTCGGGTGTTGGTGGGCAAATGGATTTTATTCGTGGTGCATCACTTAGCGAAGGCGGTAAAGCCATTATAGCATTGCCATCGGTTACTAAAAAAGGGGCAAACAGAATTGTACCTTTTCTTAAAGAAGGGGCAGGGGTAGTAACAACACGCTCGCACGTGCAGTATGTTGTTACCGAATACGGTATTGCCGATTTGTACGGAAAAACACTAAAACAACGTGCAGCAGCGCTTATAAATGTTGCCCACCCCGACCATAGGGAAAATATAGACCGCGATTATTTTAACGCGTTTAAACGATAG
- a CDS encoding TetR/AcrR family transcriptional regulator has translation MQSLLSNLKIQVNEKTYVKDPETSVLGRKIIKESIFLIDELGFDNFTFKKLGERIGSNESSLYRYFENKHKLLVYLSSWYWSWMEYKLIFSTANITDSYKKLVKAITIVTEKIEDDDSTAHINESVLNRIIITEFTKTFLTKEVDEENKEGFFLIYKRVIKRIVAIVKEVNPEYPYPESLVSTTIEGALHQHFLKDHLKSITNCNEKTSPCDFFLHLVSKTIKP, from the coding sequence ATGCAATCTCTTCTTTCAAACCTAAAAATACAGGTGAATGAAAAAACGTATGTGAAGGATCCAGAGACCTCGGTGCTAGGCAGAAAGATTATTAAAGAAAGTATCTTTTTGATTGACGAACTGGGTTTTGATAATTTTACGTTTAAAAAGTTGGGCGAACGTATTGGTTCCAACGAAAGTTCATTATACCGCTACTTCGAAAACAAACATAAACTTTTGGTATACCTGTCTTCATGGTATTGGAGTTGGATGGAGTACAAACTCATATTTAGCACGGCTAACATTACAGACTCGTATAAAAAGCTGGTAAAAGCCATTACAATAGTTACCGAAAAAATTGAGGACGACGATAGTACGGCGCACATAAACGAATCGGTACTTAACCGAATTATTATTACAGAGTTTACCAAAACCTTTTTAACCAAAGAGGTAGACGAGGAAAATAAAGAAGGTTTCTTTTTGATTTATAAAAGAGTTATAAAACGAATTGTAGCTATTGTAAAAGAGGTAAACCCTGAATACCCCTACCCCGAAAGCTTGGTTAGCACAACTATAGAGGGTGCACTGCACCAACACTTCCTTAAAGATCATTTAAAAAGCATTACAAACTGTAACGAAAAAACGAGTCCTTGCGATTTCTTTTTACACTTGGTTAGTAAAACTATAAAACCTTAA
- a CDS encoding peptidase domain-containing ABC transporter, giving the protein MTPLRRFYNLLSLDKKDVYQILFYAAFAGLISLSLPLGIQAIINFIQSGQISVSWIVLIFVVTLGVGFGGILSLMQLRITENLQQKIFVRSSFEFTWRFPKIKFNELYNSYPPELANRFFDTLSIQKGTSKLLLDFSAALLQISFGIILLSIYHPFFILFGVLLLLLLYLIFKFSFATGLDTSMKESKFKYKAAYWIQEVARNSSTFKSKLNSEYALTKNDNLVSDYISYREKHFNVIKRQYSQLILFKVIITASLLSIGGYLVLNQQMNIGQFVAAEIIILLVINSVEKVIVGLETFYDVLTSIEKIGQVSDLRVEESTEITHSTPQDHLKLEMDNIQYRFPGSDKDALKNISLCIEASEKIYVSGRNGSGKSTLVRMLSGYLEPDYGAFYINDARFNKVDQDIYRAQIGVVMQGETPFEGSILENITFNNPSITAERLRWALDSVNLSSFIKTLPQGLDTRIYPEGRQLSASNAQKIMLARNIIHKPKILFLEDPTDKMDETTAKGIVDFLFDDEHDWTVVVSSVNRYWKSKCTRQIMMGNGEIVEDIKL; this is encoded by the coding sequence ATGACCCCATTAAGACGATTTTACAACCTGTTGAGCTTGGATAAAAAAGATGTCTATCAAATTCTATTTTATGCTGCGTTTGCAGGTCTTATTAGCCTCTCGCTACCACTAGGCATACAGGCTATTATTAACTTTATCCAAAGTGGGCAAATTAGTGTGTCGTGGATAGTACTCATTTTTGTGGTTACACTAGGGGTAGGCTTTGGCGGAATACTGTCGTTAATGCAATTGCGAATTACGGAGAATTTACAGCAAAAAATATTTGTACGCTCATCGTTTGAGTTTACATGGCGTTTTCCTAAAATTAAGTTTAACGAGTTGTACAATAGCTATCCGCCAGAATTGGCAAACCGCTTTTTCGATACGCTATCCATACAAAAAGGAACGTCCAAGCTGTTACTCGATTTTTCTGCGGCATTACTACAAATAAGTTTTGGTATTATATTACTCTCTATATACCATCCGTTTTTTATTTTGTTTGGAGTATTACTGCTGTTACTTTTATACCTAATTTTTAAATTCTCGTTTGCAACAGGTTTAGATACCAGTATGAAAGAATCTAAATTTAAATATAAAGCTGCCTACTGGATTCAGGAAGTAGCCCGAAATAGCAGTACATTTAAAAGCAAACTTAACTCGGAGTATGCACTTACTAAAAACGATAATTTAGTGAGCGACTATATTAGCTACAGAGAAAAGCACTTTAACGTTATTAAAAGGCAGTACTCGCAGTTAATATTGTTTAAAGTTATTATTACGGCATCCCTACTTTCTATAGGAGGGTATTTAGTACTCAACCAACAAATGAATATTGGGCAGTTTGTTGCTGCCGAAATTATAATACTATTGGTAATTAACTCTGTAGAAAAAGTAATTGTAGGGCTAGAAACGTTTTATGACGTACTTACATCTATAGAGAAAATAGGACAGGTTAGCGACTTACGTGTAGAAGAATCTACTGAAATTACACATAGTACACCACAAGACCATTTAAAATTAGAGATGGACAACATCCAATACCGTTTTCCAGGTTCGGATAAAGATGCGCTGAAGAATATTTCGCTTTGTATAGAAGCTAGCGAAAAAATATACGTAAGCGGTCGTAATGGTTCTGGAAAATCGACATTAGTCCGAATGTTATCGGGCTATTTAGAGCCTGATTATGGAGCTTTTTATATTAACGATGCTCGATTTAATAAAGTGGACCAAGATATATACCGCGCGCAAATAGGCGTTGTAATGCAAGGTGAAACGCCTTTTGAAGGCTCAATTTTAGAGAATATTACATTTAACAACCCATCCATAACTGCCGAAAGGCTGCGGTGGGCACTGGATAGTGTTAATCTATCGTCGTTCATAAAAACATTACCACAAGGGTTAGATACACGTATATACCCTGAGGGCAGACAACTATCGGCATCGAATGCGCAAAAAATAATGTTAGCCCGAAATATTATACACAAACCCAAAATACTATTTTTAGAAGACCCTACAGACAAAATGGATGAAACTACTGCAAAAGGTATTGTTGATTTCCTTTTTGATGACGAGCACGACTGGACGGTAGTAGTATCGTCAGTAAACCGCTATTGGAAATCGAAATGTACCCGACAAATTATGATGGGTAACGGAGAAATTGTAGAAGACATTAAACTTTAA
- a CDS encoding HlyD family secretion protein has protein sequence MLNISRNDQVHISSGKYRTVNSLIARPHYKVLNKIILGMALVGVIALFLPWTQNISGRGSVTTLKPGQRPQTVQTIIGGQIEKWYVQEGDFVKKGDTILFISEVKDDYFDPNLVQNTKQQVDAKKMAVDSYGGKVNALEMQVESLKREQLLKLEQAQNKIRQAQLKVVSDSMDLEAAKTNLRIAQTQFKRSTTLNEEGLKELTDVEAKKLKLQETEAKIITQENKLLESKNKLINTRVEINRLKAEYAEKISKASSDKFTALSNQYDTEAQVNKLENQYVNYSIRNGLYYVRAPQTGYVNRALQAGLGETIKEGTPVVSIMPSDYDIAVETYVDPIDLPLISKGEKVRVWFDGWPTIVFSGWPGMSYGTFGGRIVAIENFISPNGKYRILIAPDKNEEEWPEQLSIGAGAQTIALLNTVPVWYELWRVLNGFPPNYYDTQGTDGGKKDKK, from the coding sequence ATGCTAAATATATCACGTAACGACCAAGTACATATAAGCAGCGGAAAATACCGAACGGTAAACAGCTTAATAGCAAGACCTCACTATAAGGTACTCAACAAAATTATACTGGGTATGGCTTTAGTAGGTGTTATAGCATTGTTTTTACCTTGGACACAAAATATATCGGGTAGAGGCTCGGTAACTACACTAAAACCAGGGCAACGACCACAAACGGTACAAACCATTATTGGAGGACAGATTGAAAAGTGGTACGTACAAGAGGGTGACTTTGTAAAAAAAGGTGATACTATACTATTTATATCGGAGGTTAAGGATGATTACTTTGACCCTAATTTAGTACAGAACACTAAACAACAGGTAGATGCCAAAAAAATGGCGGTAGATTCGTACGGTGGTAAAGTAAATGCGCTAGAAATGCAGGTAGAATCGCTAAAAAGAGAACAACTACTAAAACTGGAGCAAGCGCAAAATAAAATACGACAGGCACAACTGAAAGTAGTAAGCGATAGTATGGATTTGGAAGCCGCAAAAACCAATTTGCGCATTGCCCAAACGCAATTTAAACGTTCTACAACACTAAACGAAGAGGGATTAAAAGAACTAACCGATGTAGAAGCAAAAAAATTAAAACTACAAGAAACAGAAGCAAAAATAATAACACAAGAGAACAAGCTTCTTGAAAGTAAAAACAAGCTTATTAATACCCGTGTAGAAATTAACCGATTAAAAGCAGAGTATGCCGAAAAAATATCCAAAGCCAGTAGCGATAAATTTACCGCATTAAGCAACCAATACGATACCGAGGCACAAGTAAACAAGCTGGAAAACCAATATGTAAATTACAGCATTCGTAACGGGTTATACTATGTACGTGCACCACAAACGGGTTACGTAAACCGTGCACTACAGGCAGGGCTTGGCGAAACAATTAAAGAGGGTACACCCGTAGTAAGCATTATGCCATCGGATTACGATATTGCTGTAGAAACGTATGTAGACCCTATAGATTTACCACTAATAAGCAAAGGCGAAAAAGTACGCGTATGGTTTGATGGTTGGCCTACCATTGTATTTTCAGGATGGCCCGGTATGTCCTACGGTACATTTGGTGGGCGCATTGTAGCCATAGAAAATTTTATTAGCCCCAACGGTAAATACAGGATACTTATAGCCCCTGATAAAAATGAAGAAGAGTGGCCTGAGCAACTTAGTATAGGCGCAGGAGCGCAAACCATAGCCCTGCTAAATACAGTACCCGTTTGGTACGAATTATGGCGAGTACTTAACGGTTTTCCACCCAACTACTATGATACACAAGGTACTGATGGAGGCAAAAAGGATAAAAAGTAA
- a CDS encoding TolC family protein yields MTIQQYIYCFLAFFIALNLVQAQEFEEDVLTFNEYLGYVKKYHPIVKQANLEIDKAQAQLMEARGGFDPKVEVDYDAKEFKDSEYYSLLTSSFKIPTWYGIEIKAGFDNSEGVFLNPQNTMPNQGLTSLGITVPLGQGLFINQRMADVRAAKLQIQLSESERKLEAILVLYDAAEAYFTWKRSYDETKLYENYLEYARVRYKGVETLIEQGDKPAIDSVEAGITVKNRRLNLENSQLKLTKAKLGLANYLWITDIPVELEDNVIPEENLMVTVQETLRTNNLITETSFIDSHPKILALENKISILDVDRRLRANMLLPKIDVGYHYLSEPSNFNNYRFEDYKIGINFAFPIFLRKERGKLKLAKLKIQDTQFELDSERVTLKNKIDAQQTEIQSLQKQKQIIDQLVESYATMLRAEERLFTFGESSLFLINSRENKLVSERISQIDIENRFYMSNAKLFKILANPD; encoded by the coding sequence ATGACAATACAACAGTATATATACTGCTTTTTAGCATTTTTTATAGCGCTTAACCTCGTACAAGCACAAGAATTTGAAGAGGATGTACTTACTTTTAACGAGTACTTAGGCTATGTAAAAAAGTACCACCCTATTGTAAAACAAGCCAACCTAGAAATAGACAAGGCACAGGCGCAACTCATGGAAGCCCGTGGGGGTTTTGACCCTAAAGTAGAGGTAGATTATGATGCTAAAGAATTTAAAGATAGTGAGTATTACTCATTACTAACCAGTAGTTTTAAAATACCAACATGGTACGGCATAGAAATAAAAGCAGGTTTTGATAATAGCGAAGGTGTTTTCCTTAATCCACAAAACACTATGCCCAACCAAGGGCTTACATCGTTGGGTATTACAGTACCGTTAGGGCAAGGGCTTTTTATAAACCAACGTATGGCAGATGTTAGGGCAGCAAAACTACAAATACAGCTAAGCGAATCGGAGCGAAAACTAGAAGCCATATTAGTATTATATGATGCCGCAGAAGCCTACTTTACTTGGAAACGAAGCTACGACGAAACCAAATTGTACGAAAATTATTTGGAGTACGCACGTGTACGTTATAAAGGTGTAGAAACACTTATTGAGCAAGGCGATAAACCCGCCATAGATAGTGTGGAAGCGGGAATTACAGTAAAAAACAGACGCTTAAATTTAGAAAACTCACAATTAAAGTTAACAAAAGCAAAGCTAGGTTTAGCCAATTATTTATGGATAACCGATATACCCGTAGAGCTTGAGGACAACGTAATTCCTGAAGAGAATTTAATGGTAACCGTACAAGAAACACTACGAACAAACAACCTAATAACCGAGACAAGTTTTATTGATAGCCATCCTAAAATCCTCGCGTTAGAAAATAAGATATCCATCTTGGATGTAGATAGGAGGTTAAGAGCCAATATGCTACTTCCAAAAATAGATGTGGGGTACCATTACCTATCCGAACCCTCTAACTTTAATAACTATAGGTTTGAAGATTATAAAATAGGCATCAACTTTGCCTTTCCTATTTTTTTACGAAAAGAACGGGGTAAACTAAAACTCGCCAAGCTAAAAATACAAGACACCCAATTTGAGTTGGATAGTGAGCGGGTAACACTTAAGAACAAGATTGATGCGCAGCAAACAGAAATACAATCGCTGCAAAAACAAAAGCAAATAATCGACCAACTTGTGGAGAGTTACGCAACCATGCTACGAGCCGAAGAACGTTTGTTTACCTTCGGCGAAAGCTCATTGTTCCTTATCAACTCACGCGAAAACAAACTCGTAAGCGAGCGTATTTCTCAAATAGATATCGAAAACAGGTTTTACATGTCCAACGCCAAGTTGTTTAAAATCTTAGCGAATCCAGATTAA
- the map gene encoding type I methionyl aminopeptidase, which translates to MIIPKTQEEIELMRESALIVSKTLGMIASEIKPGVTTLHLDKLAETFIRDHGAIPGFLGLYGCPSTLLTSVNEQVVHGLPTDRPIEEGDIVSVDCGAIKNEFYGDHAYTFEIGNVAEDTKKLLQITKESLYEGIRQFKNGNRVEDVGYAIQKYTEAHGYGVVRDLVGHGLGRKMHEDPQMPNYGKRGRGKKFIEGMVVAIEPMINMGTKNIKTLKDGWTIVTRDGKPSAHFEHNVALVNGKPELLSTFAYVYQALGINSNEEDEFRAVPLSI; encoded by the coding sequence ATGATTATACCTAAAACACAAGAGGAAATAGAGCTAATGCGCGAAAGTGCGCTAATTGTTTCGAAAACCCTTGGCATGATTGCCTCGGAAATAAAACCTGGTGTAACTACCCTGCATTTAGATAAGTTAGCCGAAACGTTTATTCGCGATCATGGAGCAATACCTGGATTTTTAGGATTGTACGGATGCCCCTCTACCCTACTTACTAGTGTTAACGAACAAGTAGTACACGGATTACCAACTGACCGACCTATTGAGGAGGGCGACATAGTATCGGTAGATTGTGGTGCTATTAAAAACGAATTTTATGGCGACCACGCCTACACATTTGAGATAGGTAATGTAGCCGAAGACACTAAAAAATTACTACAAATAACCAAAGAATCGCTTTACGAAGGCATCCGCCAATTTAAAAACGGAAACCGTGTAGAGGACGTAGGCTATGCCATACAAAAATATACCGAAGCACACGGCTACGGCGTAGTGCGCGATTTGGTAGGGCATGGCTTAGGGCGCAAAATGCATGAGGACCCGCAAATGCCCAACTACGGTAAACGTGGCAGAGGTAAAAAGTTTATAGAGGGTATGGTAGTAGCCATAGAGCCAATGATAAACATGGGGACTAAAAATATTAAAACCCTTAAAGATGGCTGGACAATTGTAACGCGCGATGGTAAACCAAGTGCCCATTTTGAGCATAATGTGGCACTCGTAAACGGCAAGCCAGAGTTACTCTCTACATTTGCGTATGTGTACCAAGCATTAGGCATAAATAGTAACGAGGAGGACGAGTTTAGGGCAGTACCGCTATCAATCTAA
- a CDS encoding class I SAM-dependent methyltransferase, with protein sequence MFKFILNTVPRPLLIRLSYVVRPILAMALKGNTYTDPIDGKSFKSFLPYGYGNQRNNVLSPSTLSLERHRLLWLYLQNETDFFTAPKKVLHFAPEQAFYKRFRKQRNLQYTTTDLNSPLADVKADICNLPFKDSSYDVILCNHVLEHIPDDTKAMQELYRVLKPGGMGIFQIPQDLNHETTFEDDSITDAKERARIFGQYDHVRVYGRDYFNKLRSIGFEVVEEDYTNKLPQQDVARYCLAKGEIIPVCYKNKV encoded by the coding sequence TTGTTCAAATTCATACTTAATACTGTACCACGCCCATTGCTTATACGGTTAAGTTATGTAGTACGCCCAATTTTGGCTATGGCTTTAAAAGGCAACACTTACACCGACCCTATAGATGGTAAAAGCTTTAAAAGCTTTTTGCCTTATGGGTACGGCAACCAGCGTAACAACGTATTGTCGCCAAGCACATTATCGTTAGAGCGACACCGATTGTTATGGTTGTACTTACAAAACGAAACTGATTTTTTTACCGCACCCAAAAAAGTATTACACTTTGCCCCCGAACAAGCATTTTACAAACGTTTTCGGAAGCAAAGAAATTTACAATACACCACTACCGATTTAAACTCGCCACTTGCCGATGTAAAAGCAGATATTTGTAACCTCCCCTTTAAAGATAGTAGTTACGATGTAATACTTTGCAACCACGTACTGGAACACATCCCAGACGATACCAAAGCAATGCAGGAGTTGTACAGGGTGCTAAAACCTGGTGGCATGGGCATATTCCAGATACCACAGGATTTAAACCACGAAACTACTTTTGAGGACGATAGTATAACCGATGCTAAGGAGCGTGCACGCATTTTTGGGCAGTACGACCATGTACGTGTTTACGGTCGTGATTATTTTAATAAACTCCGAAGCATAGGGTTTGAGGTTGTAGAGGAAGATTATACCAACAAGCTACCCCAACAGGATGTGGCACGTTATTGCCTTGCTAAAGGCGAAATTATTCCTGTTTGTTATAAAAACAAAGTATAA
- a CDS encoding type IX secretion system plug protein translates to MIYTSYRFFKIVVLFLLVSVVANAQVQQEIPPPYHIKTVSFRKNNENVYPYFRKGESFQLTFDDLYGNEANYYYSITHCNYNWTPSSQLTINDYISGFDNQRIQIYENSFNTLQIYSHYTLTIPNQFTRLLLSGNYILKILDEDREVVFTRRFIVYEELVSVPLQIKRARGMDEINEKHNLDFSIKSSTINFQMPLQNVKVALFQNGRFDNAIYNVKPQYTIGNDLIYRYDKETQFWAGNEYLFFDNKDVRNAVNNVLRITAGEVYNNILYVNEARANVPYTYFPDINGKFLVNNINLNVTNVAVEADYAWIFFSLSAPAYYSKKDIYVCGMFNNYAKTEENRMEYNEKTATYEKAIMIKQGFTNYMYIPSDKNGVLDEKNAPDGNFFQTENDYTILVYYRENNDRYDRVIGIGSANSENIIN, encoded by the coding sequence ATGATTTACACCTCTTACCGATTTTTTAAAATAGTTGTACTATTTTTATTAGTATCTGTTGTTGCCAATGCACAAGTGCAGCAGGAAATACCACCTCCGTATCATATAAAAACCGTTTCGTTTAGGAAGAACAACGAAAATGTGTACCCTTATTTCAGAAAAGGGGAGTCATTCCAATTGACTTTTGACGATTTATATGGCAACGAGGCAAATTACTATTATTCAATTACACACTGTAATTACAACTGGACACCATCATCGCAACTTACCATTAACGATTATATTAGTGGGTTTGATAACCAACGCATACAAATTTACGAGAACTCATTTAATACCCTACAAATTTACTCGCATTACACCTTAACAATACCCAATCAGTTTACGCGCCTATTGCTATCGGGCAACTACATCCTAAAAATATTAGACGAAGATCGTGAGGTAGTTTTTACACGCCGTTTTATTGTTTACGAAGAGTTGGTAAGTGTACCATTGCAAATAAAGCGTGCTAGGGGCATGGATGAAATTAACGAAAAACACAACCTCGACTTCAGTATAAAATCGAGTACTATCAATTTCCAAATGCCATTACAAAACGTAAAAGTAGCATTATTCCAAAATGGGAGGTTCGATAATGCTATTTACAACGTTAAACCCCAATATACTATAGGAAACGACCTTATTTACAGATACGATAAAGAAACGCAGTTTTGGGCAGGTAACGAGTATTTATTTTTTGATAATAAAGATGTTCGTAATGCCGTAAATAACGTACTCCGAATTACGGCGGGCGAAGTATATAATAACATACTTTATGTAAACGAAGCTAGGGCAAATGTGCCCTATACCTACTTTCCCGATATTAACGGTAAATTTTTAGTAAACAACATTAACCTCAATGTAACCAACGTTGCAGTAGAGGCGGATTATGCCTGGATATTCTTTTCCCTAAGTGCCCCAGCCTACTACTCTAAAAAAGACATTTATGTTTGTGGTATGTTTAACAACTATGCTAAAACGGAAGAAAACAGAATGGAGTACAACGAGAAAACTGCCACGTACGAAAAGGCCATTATGATAAAACAAGGGTTTACCAATTACATGTACATCCCATCGGATAAAAACGGGGTATTGGATGAGAAAAATGCACCCGATGGCAACTTCTTCCAAACAGAGAATGATTATACGATATTGGTATACTACCGTGAAAATAACGACCGATATGATAGGGTTATTGGTATAGGGTCGGCAAATTCCGAAAACATTATCAATTAA
- the apaG gene encoding Co2+/Mg2+ efflux protein ApaG — MVSQITRGIKISVSTSFEGTYFKNYRIQFAFSYEITIENQSKDSVQLNTRHWEIFDSLNDIEMVDGEGVIGKKPVLKPGEKHTYSSGCLLTSPFGAMRGYFNMVNFTSTRSFKVIVPTFRLSAPFALN, encoded by the coding sequence ATGGTATCACAAATAACACGAGGCATTAAAATATCTGTTTCCACTAGTTTTGAAGGCACGTACTTTAAAAACTACAGAATACAGTTTGCCTTTAGCTACGAGATTACTATAGAAAATCAGAGTAAAGACTCTGTACAACTCAACACACGCCATTGGGAAATTTTCGACTCGTTAAACGATATCGAAATGGTAGATGGCGAAGGGGTTATTGGTAAAAAACCAGTGTTAAAACCAGGCGAAAAACACACCTATAGTTCGGGTTGTTTGCTAACTTCGCCCTTTGGAGCCATGCGTGGTTATTTTAATATGGTAAACTTTACTTCTACCCGTTCTTTTAAAGTAATAGTACCCACTTTTAGGCTTAGCGCACCTTTTGCGTTAAATTAA